The segment TTCGGCAGGTGCTCCACCATGCTCTGGGTCAGGGCCGTATTCTTGGGGAGCACCAGGACGCCGTTCTTCAGTATCAGGTCGTTCTTCAGTACCATTCCGGCGGCAAGGTTCTTGATCTGGATGGGGATCCCGGAATCTTTGCTGTCCTTTACGGCGGCTTCCTGATCCCTGAGGATCCGGATGACCTGCGGGTCATAGATTGTCTGTACTCCCCGGGTCATCTTTTCAAGGGCCGCCGAACGTTCCATCCGTTCTTCATAGATCAGCCGTACATAATCCGCCGCGGTCCGGATAATCCGGGAGCCCAGGGGGATCTCCTCACCGCTGAGACCGCCGGGTTCTCCCTTTCCGTCGAAACGTTCGTGGTGGTGCTTTATCAGAATCGCTATTGGGCCCAGTGCCGAGAGCTTGTTCAGAAGCCTGGCCCCGTCTTCAGCGTGGTCGGCATTCAGGTGGTCTCCGCTGTTTGCCTCAAAAAGGCCTATTTCCTGCAGAAGGGCGGCGGTACGGATATTGTAGAGCTCATCCTGCTCAAGCTCCATGGCCACGGCGATCCGTTCCGCCAGGCGCGCGGCCCGTGAGGAGAATTCCTGCATATCGGGATGTACCAGACCGATCATGTGTGACAGGAGTGTGACGATGCCTCCCAGGGTCTCCTCTGCCTTAGCCTGCTCCGATTTGACGGTGGTCAAAGCCTTCTGCAGGTACGCGGTCCGCCGGGCGACCTCCTTTTTCAGGGACTCGTTCTGGGCCTTCAGCTGGGTTTCCAGCTCCCTGTTGTAGCGCTTGAGCCTTCCGTATTCCGCGGCACTGCGCACAGTGCTAATAAGGTCCCCGTCGTTCCAGGGTTTAACCAGGTAGCGGTAGACCTCTCCCTTGTTTACCGCCTTCAGAATATTCTCCGGATTTGCATAGCCGGTCAGAATGCAGCGGACCACATCGGGAAAGCGCTCTTTTACATAGTGAACAAACTGGCTCCCTGCTATCTTGGGCATCTTTTCGTCGGAGATCAGAACATCCACCTCGCGGGTCGCCAGAATCCCGGCCCCCTCCTCGGCGCTCAGGGCGGTCAGGATCTCGAACTCGGGGTAATCGAAGAACAGCCGCTTCAGGGACTGGAGAATGTTGTACTCGTCGTCGACAAACAGGATTGTATAGGAACTCATAAATAAATATTACAATTTGTGTTAAGAAAAGATCAAGTGCTATTTACAATAAATCTATTTTCTCCATATATTGTATACATGAGCATTCTATATCTCTGGGCAGTTCCTGGATTGTGCCTGGTTTTCATATTATCTGTTATTCTGTTCAGAACCTGCAGACGTAAAAAGAGATCCCTCAAGGATACCAGCGAACTTCTGGCAGAAGGCATGCTGGATCTTGTACATGGCAAGGGTTTCAACTCCTTTCTGCGGGTTGTGAACAGCGCCATGGGGTCGAAAAGCCTTATCCTTGTCTTTTTTGAAAATACTATTCCCATTGATTTTCATTTCTTCAGCAGGGATCCGGCCCTCCGGATCAAGGTGCCGGAACAGGAAAAATTTGCCGGACCGCCGGATAGACATGTGTTTGGTGTTTTGGATGAGTTGCGGGAAAAGCAGATTGTCTGCCGTGATGGGCACTACCGTTCACTGTACGGCGGTCTTGAAGGAAAAAACGCGCTTCTTCTGGGCTTCTCCTATCAGGGGCGGGTGTACGCCGTTTTTCAGTTCGTGGACAGGGACCGGTCTTTTTGCGGCCGGGAAGCCTTGGAAAACCCGACACTGCTGAAAACCCTGAATGCCGTGACCCAGCATTTTTATATCGACCACATTCAAACGGAAAAACGACGAAAGGCGGAGACCGCCCTGCGCAGTTCGGAAGAGCTGTACCGGCTTATTTTCGAAGAGTCCATGGATCTTGTGTATCATACCGACGCCGGGGGGCGGATCCTTGCATTGAATCCGGCGGGACTTGAACTCCTTGGCTATAATACGGAGTCGGAACTCCGGGGCCGGCGCTTTCACGAGTTTTTCAGCAATGATGAACAGCGGGATTTCTACTTTGAAATGATCAGATCCCAGAGAGAGATCCGGGACATGGAGGTCATTCTCGTCAACCGGGAAGGAAAAAAGATCTTCTGTCTGGAAAGTGCCAGCGCCTCCTTCGACAGCCTGGGAGAGGTCAAATCGTATACCGGAATAATCAAGGATATAAGCGAGCGTATCGAACTTGAGAAGGAGCTCTTCAACGCCAATATCGAGCTGAGCGAAGCCAATAATCAGCTGAAGAAGGTCCAGACACAGATGGTGCAGACCGAAAAGATGGCCTCCATCGGGCAGCTCGCCGCCGGACTGGCCCATGAAATCAACAATCCCCTGGGGTTCGTACGCAGCAATTTCTCCACACTCAAACGCTACAATGAATTTCTGATCAGCTTTGCTGACGATGTTTCAGGACGCATTACCCCGGAGAAGATTGCAGCTCTGCAGAAGCTGCGGCAAAAGTACAGAATCGATGAGATCAAGGCGGATCTGGGGGCCGTTTTTACCGAAACGGAGGAGGGAATGAACCGCATGATGGATATTGTCCAGAATCTGAGGAATTTCTCCCACGACAGCCGTTCGGGAGATGTGGGAGAACTGGATCTGAACAAGGCCCTGAAAAGCAGCCTGGTAATTGCACGGAACGAAATCAAATACCACGCCTCCGTCTCCTTGGAGCTCAGCGATCTGCCGGTAATACGCTGCAGGCCGGGGGAGATCAAGCAGATTATGCTGAACTTGATTGTAAATGCAGCCCAGGCTGTGAGGGACAGAGTAAAAAAAGGCGAGAAGGGCAGGATTCTTATTTCCACCTTCAGCGGCGACTCCTTTGCCTGCTTTTCCATTGAAGATTCAGGCCACGGTATTCCCTCTGAAATTCGATCGAAGATTTTCGATCCCTTCTTTACCACCAAGGATGTCGGCTCGGGGACCGGGCTGGGCTTGAGTATCTCCTATGATATTGTGGTCCACAAGCACCACGGCAGGATTCTGGTGGGAGATTCCTCCCTGGGGGGTGCGATATTCACCGTAATGCTGCCCCTCCTGGGACTTGGAAGCGACGACGAGCTGGGGGATCTGGAGGAAGTATAGCAGAACCTCTCTTTTTGGCTGTTTCTACTTGACAGAACGCCGGCGGTGATGTTCTAATGTTACTGCGTATAGTAACATTGTGGCCGCTTTAAGGAGGAACCATGGCTACCCGTGTATTTTTGAGTGAAGATGAGATGCCCAGGCAGTGGTACAACATCGCGGCAGATCTGCCGTCCCCGCTGCAGCCGCCCCTCGGGCCCGACGGAAACCCCGTAACCCCGGAAATGCTCGCCCCCATATTTCCCATGTCCCTGATAGAGCAGGAGGTGAGTCAGGAGCGGTGGATCGATATTCCGGAGGAGGTTCTGAGCATCCTGGCCAAGTGGCGGCCCTCTCCTCTGCACCGGGCATACTCACTGGAGAAGTTCCTTGGAACCCCCGCGCGAATCTACTACAAGAACGAAAGCGTCTCTCCCGCGGGCAGCCACAAACCCAACACTGCAGTGGCTCAGGCGTATTACAACAAGCAGGCCGGGGTTAAACGGCTCACCACCGAGACCGGAGCCGGCCAGTGGGGCAGCGCCCTTGCCTTTGCCTCCGCCCAGTTCGGCCTGGAGTGCAAGGTCTTCATGGTGCGCATAAGTTTCGACCAGAAGCCCTACCGGAAACTGATGATGCAGACCTGGGGTGCCGACTGTGTTCCCAGCCCCAGTACGGAAACCCAGGCGGGCAGGGACGTCCTTGCAAAATATCCCGATACCCCCGGCAGCCTCGGTATTGCCATCAGCGAGGCCGTTGAAGCCGCGGTTACCGATCCCAGGGGAGAAACGAAGTACAGCCTGGGAAGCGTACTGAACCACGTCATGCTTCACCAGACGGTAATCGGCCTTGAAACCCGGAAACAGCTGGAGAAATTCGGGGAGAAACTCCCGGATATCGTTATCGGCTGCGCCGGCGGAGGCAGTAACTTTGCGGGACTGGCCTTTCCCTTCGCCCACGAAAAGATCAACGGCGCGGACATAGAGATTATTCCGGTGGAACCCTCCAGTTGTCCCACCCTGACCAGAGGGCCCTTTGCTTACGACCTGGGGGATTTCTCCGGTATGACCCCCCTTCTGCCGATGCACACCCTGGGGCATAACTTTGTGGCCCCGCCGATACACGCCGGAGGCCTCCGTTACCATGGAATGGCGCCCCTCGTCTCCCAGGCGGTTGTGGAGGGGCTTCTGAATCCCCGGTCCATCCATCAGCTTGAATGCTACGAAGCGGCCATGACCTTTGCCCGGACAGAGGGGATCATCGTGGCTCCGGAAACGAGCCACGCTGTTGCAGGGGCCATTCAGGAGGCAACGCGCGCCAGGGAAGAGGGCAAAGAGAAGGTGATTGTCTTTAACCTGAGCGGCCACGGTCTGGTTGACCTCAAGGGCTATGAGGCCTACATGAACGGTGAACTCCACGATTACGAGTTTCCCCAGGAAGAACTGGATGAGAACCTGAAGGCCCTGGAGGGATTTCCACGAGCCGAGACCGTCAAGAGCGGACGATGGTAGAAGAACGGACCGGGTATCCGGATGGGAAGGAGCGCTATTGCCGGCGCCTGGGTCATTCGGTACCTTTCCGATACTGCCGGCTTACCGCCGACGGCACACCCTGCAGCAGTATCAGGGAGTGCTGGGTCGGAGACCCCGGGGTTCGGGAACTTGCCGCAGAACTGGCGGAATCCCTCCCCGGAAGCTCCGCGCCCCCCAAATCGGCCCAGCTTTACGAGCTGATACGCCGGGCCAGGGAAGTGAGATCCGGAACTGCCGAATAGTTTTCGCCCTTGAATGAAGGGATGCTCCGGGGATATACTCCCTTCCTATTATGCGATTTGAATCACGAGGCGCTGGTGTCCCTTTTCACCCGCGCCGTTTTTCTTTTTTTTACGGTTGGATAATCCTCAGTCTCTCGTCCCTGGGGATGCTGATGAGCATACCCGGACAGACCATGGGTGTCTCGGTTTTCACGGACCACCTTATGGAAGCCCTGAGCTTGAGCCGGGTAAACTTGAGCCTTGCATACCTGCTGGGGACGGTGGGAAGCGCCCTTATCCTTGCTCAGGCGGGTAAGCTCCTGGACCGTGTCGGAGCCCGGCTTATGGGCACAGTGGTTGTTCTGCTCCTGGGGCTGACCCTTTTCGGAGTTTCCGCCGTCGACGGAATCCGTTCCTTCATCTTCCGGATTTTTCCCTTCGCCGGCGATGTCTTCATCGGTTTTCTGCTTATATCCGGGGGCTTCTTTTTCATGCGCTTTCTCGGCCAGGGGGTTCTCACCCTCTTGAGCCGAAACATGGCCATGAAGTGGTTTGACCGCCGCAGGGGCCTTGCCAACGCGGTTATCGGAATTGTCGTGAGCTTCGGTTTTTCCGCCGCCCCCATGCTGCTCCATTCCCTTATCGAGGATTTCGGGTGGCGCGGAGCCATGCGGGTCATGGGGATGGTCCTGCTCTTCGGTTTTTCCGGCGTATTTCTTCTCTTCGCACGGGACAATCCCTTTATCTGCGGTTTACGTCCGGACGGATCCCCGGCCCCGGCGGATGACGCGGATGATTCCGATCCTTCAACCCGGACCGGTCCCGACTACACCCTGCCGGAGGCAAGAAGAACCCTCACCTTCTGGGTGTATGCCATGTCTCTGGTCCTTTTCAGTCTGGTAATAACCGCCGTCACCTTCCACATTATCTCCATCTTCGATGAAGCGGGCATGGGAGCGGAAAAAGCAGTCTCGATTTTCCTTCCTGCGGCGCTGATCTCCCTGGTGTTCAATGTTGGTGCCAGCTGGGCCAGTGACCGGATGCCCCTGAAAATATTTCTCTTTATGCTGCTCGCAGGTCTGCTTATTGAACTTGTTGCCGTGGCCCTCTTAAAGGACGGCTTGTTCTTTTTCCTGATGATTCTGGGGCATGGAATAAGCGGCGGGATCATGAATCTTTTAAGTACCGTTACCTGGCCACGGTTTTTCGGCATACGACATCTGGGATCAATCTCGGGTTTCGCCATGGGAATGACCGTTGCGGGATCCGCCGCCGGACCCTACCTCTTCAGTCTGTCCCTTTCACTCTTCGGCAGCTACTCTCCGATATGCTGGGGCTCAGGAATCCTGGGAATGCTGATCCTCGGACTGGCATTTATCGCCAAGCCGCCGGTAAGAGAGCGGGAAGTTCTCTAGGTTCTGAGTCCTGATAACGCCTTATATCTGAAGCTTGGATATCCTCTCCAGGTACAGGTCCATCTCGAATTTTCGCTTCAGTCCCTTCGCTCCCATGGGACGGATCTTTCCGAACAGCGGTCGTTCCGGGAAGGGGCGGTCGTGCCTGCCGAAAACCCAGGCGATACCGGTGTATCCGTTACAGTCCCTGCCGTCGATACTGTAGGTATCGTTCAGTTCGATGAGCAGCCTGTAGGCCTCCCGCCAGTCCGGCATCCACTGAATAAGCCGTTTTCCCCAGTACATGCGCATATAACCGTGCATCTTTCCGGTAAGCAGGAGTTCCTTCTGTGCTGCGTTCCAGAAGGGGTCGCCGGTCTCCCCTGCGATCAGCTGCTCCCTGGCGTAGACCTCGGGTCTTTCGTCACCGGCGTGGCTGTCGAGGCTCTCCTGTGCCCAGGCGGGGACGGCATCGGGACTGTCACAGGCCGGGTTATGCAGACAGAAGTTGATCGCCAGTTCCCGGCGCACAATCAGCTGCTCCAGGAATGCGGCGGCCCCTTCCGTCAGCCGGGGATCATCCCGGGAAGAAGCCATGACCGCCAGGGCCGCACTTACCGGAGAAAGGTTGCCGAAGTGGAGGTAGGGGGAGAGTTCCGACTGAATATTTAGCCCCGGATCGTTACGGGAATCATGATAATGGGAGAGATTCCCGGCGAGAAAATTCTCCAGTCTCTTCCAGGCTTCCCTCTCGCCTCCGGGTACACTCGCAAGAGGTGCTGCTGCCTCTTGTATGCCGAAGGCAGTCATGTTTTTCAGCACCGATTCCGGTTTTTCCGAATGAAGGGGCCTGAAGGGCAGATCCTTTAATGATTTTCGGGGATTTTTCAAATCCGGCAGGGTGCCCACAGGAGCGAGGTAGAGGTCGATAAGGCGGGTGAGCTTCCGCCGCAGGGTCGCGGCGGCATACTCCTCCTTGTCGCTCGCCTGCATCGGGGGCACAACAACATCGCTTTCCAGTTGAATCATCGGCCGTGAAAGACTATTGACGATCTCCCGGCGCCATTTTCTTTGTACTGCTGTATAGCCGGTGTCACAGACCACACAGGCCGCTTCCTTTGCGGCCCGGGGGATCCCTTCCTCCGGATGTGCAAGATCCAGGATAAGAGGTATACCCAGCTTTGCAAGGGAAGTCTCAAGATCGATCAGACCCTGGAGCAGAAAAGTGAAATGCCGGCTGTTTGCTCCGGGATAGTCCGGCACCAGGCAGAAACAGGCGTAGAGGGGAAGGTTCATGGTGTTCGCTGTGATGATCGCCGCTGCAAGGGCGTGGTTGTCCCGGACTCTGAGGGCCTGCTGAACCCAGAGAAGGACGAAGCGCGATTTCTGCGGAGCAGTGCCCGGGCTTATGCGGATTCTGGAACCGAAGATTCTCTTCAGTTCTTCTGTCGGAAGGGACTTCGCGGATGAGGCTACTGCTTTATCTGCGGCATTCATGGGCTGTATACCTTATACTGTACAAGCTCTTCGGCAATAAGGAGTCCCTCCG is part of the Marispirochaeta aestuarii genome and harbors:
- a CDS encoding sensor histidine kinase, which gives rise to MLDLVHGKGFNSFLRVVNSAMGSKSLILVFFENTIPIDFHFFSRDPALRIKVPEQEKFAGPPDRHVFGVLDELREKQIVCRDGHYRSLYGGLEGKNALLLGFSYQGRVYAVFQFVDRDRSFCGREALENPTLLKTLNAVTQHFYIDHIQTEKRRKAETALRSSEELYRLIFEESMDLVYHTDAGGRILALNPAGLELLGYNTESELRGRRFHEFFSNDEQRDFYFEMIRSQREIRDMEVILVNREGKKIFCLESASASFDSLGEVKSYTGIIKDISERIELEKELFNANIELSEANNQLKKVQTQMVQTEKMASIGQLAAGLAHEINNPLGFVRSNFSTLKRYNEFLISFADDVSGRITPEKIAALQKLRQKYRIDEIKADLGAVFTETEEGMNRMMDIVQNLRNFSHDSRSGDVGELDLNKALKSSLVIARNEIKYHASVSLELSDLPVIRCRPGEIKQIMLNLIVNAAQAVRDRVKKGEKGRILISTFSGDSFACFSIEDSGHGIPSEIRSKIFDPFFTTKDVGSGTGLGLSISYDIVVHKHHGRILVGDSSLGGAIFTVMLPLLGLGSDDELGDLEEV
- a CDS encoding TrpB-like pyridoxal phosphate-dependent enzyme; this translates as MATRVFLSEDEMPRQWYNIAADLPSPLQPPLGPDGNPVTPEMLAPIFPMSLIEQEVSQERWIDIPEEVLSILAKWRPSPLHRAYSLEKFLGTPARIYYKNESVSPAGSHKPNTAVAQAYYNKQAGVKRLTTETGAGQWGSALAFASAQFGLECKVFMVRISFDQKPYRKLMMQTWGADCVPSPSTETQAGRDVLAKYPDTPGSLGIAISEAVEAAVTDPRGETKYSLGSVLNHVMLHQTVIGLETRKQLEKFGEKLPDIVIGCAGGGSNFAGLAFPFAHEKINGADIEIIPVEPSSCPTLTRGPFAYDLGDFSGMTPLLPMHTLGHNFVAPPIHAGGLRYHGMAPLVSQAVVEGLLNPRSIHQLECYEAAMTFARTEGIIVAPETSHAVAGAIQEATRAREEGKEKVIVFNLSGHGLVDLKGYEAYMNGELHDYEFPQEELDENLKALEGFPRAETVKSGRW
- a CDS encoding deoxyribodipyrimidine photo-lyase; translation: MNAADKAVASSAKSLPTEELKRIFGSRIRISPGTAPQKSRFVLLWVQQALRVRDNHALAAAIITANTMNLPLYACFCLVPDYPGANSRHFTFLLQGLIDLETSLAKLGIPLILDLAHPEEGIPRAAKEAACVVCDTGYTAVQRKWRREIVNSLSRPMIQLESDVVVPPMQASDKEEYAAATLRRKLTRLIDLYLAPVGTLPDLKNPRKSLKDLPFRPLHSEKPESVLKNMTAFGIQEAAAPLASVPGGEREAWKRLENFLAGNLSHYHDSRNDPGLNIQSELSPYLHFGNLSPVSAALAVMASSRDDPRLTEGAAAFLEQLIVRRELAINFCLHNPACDSPDAVPAWAQESLDSHAGDERPEVYAREQLIAGETGDPFWNAAQKELLLTGKMHGYMRMYWGKRLIQWMPDWREAYRLLIELNDTYSIDGRDCNGYTGIAWVFGRHDRPFPERPLFGKIRPMGAKGLKRKFEMDLYLERISKLQI
- a CDS encoding MFS transporter, whose translation is MSIPGQTMGVSVFTDHLMEALSLSRVNLSLAYLLGTVGSALILAQAGKLLDRVGARLMGTVVVLLLGLTLFGVSAVDGIRSFIFRIFPFAGDVFIGFLLISGGFFFMRFLGQGVLTLLSRNMAMKWFDRRRGLANAVIGIVVSFGFSAAPMLLHSLIEDFGWRGAMRVMGMVLLFGFSGVFLLFARDNPFICGLRPDGSPAPADDADDSDPSTRTGPDYTLPEARRTLTFWVYAMSLVLFSLVITAVTFHIISIFDEAGMGAEKAVSIFLPAALISLVFNVGASWASDRMPLKIFLFMLLAGLLIELVAVALLKDGLFFFLMILGHGISGGIMNLLSTVTWPRFFGIRHLGSISGFAMGMTVAGSAAGPYLFSLSLSLFGSYSPICWGSGILGMLILGLAFIAKPPVREREVL
- a CDS encoding HD domain-containing phosphohydrolase; this translates as MSSYTILFVDDEYNILQSLKRLFFDYPEFEILTALSAEEGAGILATREVDVLISDEKMPKIAGSQFVHYVKERFPDVVRCILTGYANPENILKAVNKGEVYRYLVKPWNDGDLISTVRSAAEYGRLKRYNRELETQLKAQNESLKKEVARRTAYLQKALTTVKSEQAKAEETLGGIVTLLSHMIGLVHPDMQEFSSRAARLAERIAVAMELEQDELYNIRTAALLQEIGLFEANSGDHLNADHAEDGARLLNKLSALGPIAILIKHHHERFDGKGEPGGLSGEEIPLGSRIIRTAADYVRLIYEERMERSAALEKMTRGVQTIYDPQVIRILRDQEAAVKDSKDSGIPIQIKNLAAGMVLKNDLILKNGVLVLPKNTALTQSMVEHLPNYRFLNPEETVYLRAVPETE